Within the Oncorhynchus masou masou isolate Uvic2021 chromosome 1, UVic_Omas_1.1, whole genome shotgun sequence genome, the region TAACTTTAGTTAATTGAACTATATTTTCTTAAGGGTAGCTTTAGTGTGGCTTAATTAACTCcctccagtgtgaagtaattggtagctttgtAAACTATTTTTTCAGAGTAACTTTCCCAACACTGGTAGAGACATTATCATGCACATCAGATACATGACATAACTTTAAATGTCTTGTTATTATAATCATCACCAGGAGAATCACGTCAACCTTGTTCACATCGAGTCCCGAAAATCGAGGCGGCGGGGCTCAGAATTTGAGATCTTTGTTGACTGTGACAGCGGCCACGAGCAACTCAAGGAGCTCACTGAGCTGCTACATAAGCATGCCGCCAACGTAGTTGATATGGACCATGACCAACCTGACAATTCCAGCCTGCCTGAAGAAGGTAGGCCCAGCTGCTACTTTTGAAATAATTTCAGTCCTTAAAGTCTAGCCACGTAGGCTTATTATCTATTACCAGACTAATTACCTCGGCGTGTAGCGAAAGAGAGTCTTCCGGATTGTTGTACGAGGTTACTGAAGGGTCAGTGCTATCCGGAATCCTTGGGACATTCCTACCCcacaccctaaccttaacccctacccttacccgAACCATAACCATATCCCTTACCtatccataaccctaacccttaccttaaccattttaaatgtaaacttcagtgaggtagggatgtcccaaggatcccaaATAGCCCAGACATGACTAAAATCTAGTGTGGAGGCCATCCCAGATCATcccatgttttttttgtttcagACACTGGAGATATCCCCTGGTTCCCAAAGAAAATCTCAGACCTGGACATGTGTGCTAACCGTGTCTTGATGTATGGCTTAGACCTGGATGCTGATCACCCAGTAGGCATACCTTCTAATATGCTCTGGTCAATGGCTTTACATTCTAGTTGCAAGCTTGTCTGACCATAGATGTCCTATAATTATTTTTAAATAAACATGTTTAATGAGTGTGGCAGTCACACTCCTTTTGTAGAGACAGAATAGTGTTGGAAAGACAGAAGGAGTCAAAGGGCAGTGGGCCTGATTTGAATCCATGCTGACTCTGGTATACATGTGTGCCAGGGTCAGCGGCTTAAACCCCTAGACCACCATAGGCCACAAGATATCCAATAATTCATAATATAGGATCTCTATGTCTCAGACTCTCACTGACCTACTGAAACAGGAGGCAAACCTGTGACAATGGTACAACTATCAAAGCCAGTTAGAACTATACTGACTGCATTAGAGTGGCAGATGGAGGATTAGACTAATACTTCTATTGTGATAAGCGGCACACTTACGGAATAGCCACTCAGTAAGTCAGTGCATGAGTTGCTGTCACACCTCAATTACTTATCTTTTCTGTCTGCAGGGCTTCAAGGACAACGTCTACCGCAAAAGAAGGAAACACTTTGCTGATCTTGCCATGAGCTACAAACAGTAGGTCATATTATCATGCTATGTGAGATCTGATTTAGAAAGCTATGATGCTATGTGTATTTAATACTTTAATGTCCTAATGCACACAGGTATAGCTAGACATTTctactgtatttaaaaaaaagtagccTTTATtcaacgaggcaagtcagttaagaacaaattcttatttacaatgacggcctaggaacagtgggttaactgcctgttcaggggcagaacaacacacTTTTCATTGTAGTGCTACTCTCTTTCATTatatttctgtttctctctttctccctctcttttagtGGGAATCCAATTCCGCATATCGAGTtcacagaggaggaggtgaagacctGGGGTGTGGTGTATCGGGAGCTCAATAAGCTGTATCCAACCCATGCTTGCCGGGAGTACCTGAAGAACCTGCCACTGCTCTCCAAGCACTGTGACTGCAGGGAGGACAACATCCCCCAGCTGGAAGATGTGTCACACTTCCTCAGAGGTGAGACAGGCAGAGTCTGCCGCTGTACATGACACCACACAGTCTCATTCAGTCTGATGCTTATCAGCATAATGAAGGCTATTGTAAAATGAAAAGTGTGGATTTAGGGGTATCAAATTAGATGTTGCTGAATGTGTCGTGGCCTTTTACTTGAGAAAaacgtatgtgtgtgtttcatcagaGCGCACAGGCTTTATCATTCGGCCCGTGGCAGGTTACCTCTCCCCAAGAGACTTTCTGGCAGGTTTGGCTTTCCGGGTTTTCCACTGCACTCAGTATGTTCGCCACAGCTCTGACCCTCTCTACACACCTGAGCCGTAAGTACCCCTTGACACATGTTACATTAATAAGTAGAAGTTAGTCTAGGCAAATGTTAATTTACTTTCATTGTTGAATATAAATCCATCTGATGTTGAGTATATCAGTGTGATGTTCATAGTCACATACTGTAAACATAGCAGTACGTCACCATACCAAAAACCATCATAGAGGAACATAGAGTATCATTCCATACAAAGAGCCTGTATTTGATTGAACAAGCCTGGCCTGTCACACCCCTAAGCAAACTTAACACTTCCAGCTGATTGCAACTCAAAAGGGCATTTTCCACAGCTACAGTCCAGCATGAGATAGGTACTCAAAGGTGCTTCTGCATACAtaatcattcaaatcaaatcaaatcaaattttattggtcacatacacatggttagcagatgttattgtgagtgtagcgaaatgcttgtgtttctagttctggCAGTGCAGCAatgtctaacaagtaatatctaacaatttcacaacaaatacctaatggaataaggaatggaatggaataagaatatataaatatatggatgagcaatgacagagcggcataggctaagACGCAATAGAtcgtatagaatacagtatatacagttgaagtcggaagtttacatacacttaggttggagtcatcgaaactcgtttttcaaccactccacaaatttcttgttaacaaactatagtttcggcaagtcggttaggacatctacttcatgcatgacacaagtcatttttccaacaattgattatttcacttataattcactgtatcacaattccagtgggtcagaagtttacatacactaagttgactgtgcctttaaacagcttgtaaaattccagaaaattatgtcatggctttagaagcttctgaggctaatttacatcatttgagtcaattggaggtgtacctgtggatgtatttaaaggcctaccttcaagctcagtgcctctttgcttgacatcatgggaaaatcaaaagaaatcagccaagaccttcaCACTAtagacctccagaagtctggttcataccttggagcaatttccatacgcctgaaggtaccacgttcatctgtacaaataatattacacaagtataaacaccatgggaccacgcagctgtcataccgctcaggaaggagacacattctgtctcctagagatgaatgtattttggtgcaaaaagtgcaaatcaatcccagaacaacagcaaaggaccttgtgaagatgctggaggaaaccggtacaaaagtatctatattcacagtaaaacaagttctatatcgacataacctgaaaggccactaggcaaaaagaagccactgctccaaaaccgccattaaaaagcccgactacggtttgcaactgcacgtgtggacaaagatcgtacttaatggagaaatgtcctctggtctgatgaaacaaaaatagaactgtttggccataatgatcatcgttatgtttggaggaaaaaggggaaggcttgcaagccgaagaacaccatcccaaccgtaacgcacggggatggcagcatcgtgttgtgggggtgctttgctgcaggaggggctggtgcacttcacaaaatagatggcatcatgaggaaggaaaatgatatggatatattgaagcaatgactccaagcatacttccaaagttgtggcaaaatggcttaaggacaacaaagtcaaggtattggagtggccatcacaaagccctgacctcaatcatatagacaTTGTGTGAGCCgaactgaaaaagcatatgcgagcaaggaggcctactaacctgactcagttacaccagctctgtcaagaggaatgggccaaaattcacccaacttattgtgggaagcttgtggaaggctaccaaaaaggtttgatccaagttaaacaatttaaaggcaatgctatccaactactaattgagtgtatgtaaacttctgacccactgggaatgtgatgaaagaaatagaagtataaataaataattctctctactcttattctcacatttcacattcttaaaataaagtggtgatcctaactgacctaagacagggaatttttacttgtattaaatgtcaggaattgtgaaaaactgagttgaaatgtatttggctaaggtgtatgtaaacttccgtcttcatctgtacatatgagaagagtaatgcaagatatgtaaacattattcaagtggtattattaaagtgattggggttccatttattaaagtggccaatgatttcaagtctatgtaggcagcagcctctctgatggctgtttaacagactgatggccttgagataaaagctgtttttcagtctctcagtcccagctttgatgcacctgtactgacctcaccttctggatggtagcggggtaaacaggcagtggctcgggtggttgttgtccttgatgatcttttaagccttcctgtgacattgggtgccgtaggtgtcctggagagcaggtagtttgcccctggtgatgcgttgtgcagaccgcaccagcCTCTGGAGAGCCCCacagttgtgggcggtgcagttgctgtaccaggcagtgatacaacctgacagaatgctctcaattgtgcatctgtaaacacTTTGGAGTGTGCTAGGTGACAAGACATATTTCTTAagcatcctgaggttgaaaaggcgctgttgcgctttcttcaccacacggtctgtgtgggtagaccatttcagtttgtcaatgatgtgtacaccgaggaacttaaaactttccaccttccccACTACTGTCCCCttgatgtggatagggtggtTGATTGTTTCAAAAATCTAATGGAAGAACACTTGGTTACACTGTCACAAAGTTGCACATGTCTGCCCATTGGCTTCACAatcaacatactgtatgtatgtgtgtgtttatgtgtgcattACAGAGACACATGTCATGAGCTGTTGGGTCATGTCCCTCTGCTGGCAGAGCCTAGTTTTGCCCAGTTCTCCCAGGAGATAGGTCTGGCTTCTCTGGGGGCCTCAGAAGAGTCTGTCCAGACGCTGGCCACCGTAAGTGCTGTTTCCATTATAACAATATCCAAACACTGTGCTTGAATTTAACTGTTTTTCTTGTCTAACTGATATATTCAAACGTTgttgtctttttgtgtttttgttttgcagTGTTACTTTTTCACAGTAGAGTTTGGCCTGTGTAAACAGGAGGGAAAGATGAGAGCCTACGGCGCAGGACTTCTCTCCTCTATCAGTGAGCTGAAGGTAAAAGTATTTCATATTCATTTTAATATTCAAACACCATTTAAAGTGTAAAAACACCATCTGATGCAAAGGAAAAATCCTAAGATAATTTTTTTCCCTCATACAGCATGCACTCTCCGACAATGCAAAGATCATGCCCTTTGACCCCAAGGTCACCTGCAAGCAGGAGTGCATAATCACTACATTCCAAGACGTCTACTTTGTGTCAGAGAGCTTTGAAGAGGCCAAAGTCAAGATGAGGTAGGTCAATTGTGACCTTACATTCCTGGCTGTTCTGTGGGCAGATAAACTGTTAGTGGGCTAATAAACTATTCTTTTACCTTTCCAAACCATGGCTGTGTTATGTTTTCGTCATCATCTGTTCTTATGCACACAGGGAGTTTGCCAAAACCATCAAGCGTCCGTTTACAGTGAGGTACAACCCGTACACCCACAGTGTGGACGTGCTGAAGGACACATCCAGTATCAACAGCATGGTGGAGGATCTGAGACATGAACTAGACATCGTGGCCGACGCCCTACAGCGCCTTAACAAACACTATGCTGTCTGACTAGCCTGCCTGGCCTTTATAcgttgcaaaattctggtaactttcccaACATTTCTAGGTAGTCCCGAAATCCCGGTTGGACAGAATCAGGGGGAAACAAGCAAGAAATATGATATCCTCCAACCAGTATTTTTGGAAAACATGGGAATTTTCAGAAATGTTGCAACCATATACCTGACACAGCCCTGTACAGCTGTCTGTAGTTGTCTACCACCTGATCCTTACCAAGCAGCTCACTGCTTTAATCCTACTCACTGATATCCCCAAACAGCCTTTTACCTACAAAATAAATAACTCTTAaaattcaaatgttatattaACTTTATTCAATTATTAACCAGTAGTTTACTTTaaaattcaatacatttttgggtTTGTCATGTGAATAATAATATTGACTAAGGATGATTAGAATGTGACCGAAACGGACCTTTCCTTGGCTCTTGCTTATAATTACTGATATTCTCTTGTTTTTCATATGCAGTATTTCTTTTCTTTTGAAGGTTCTCTTAATGCAACAGTAGTCTTATAGATATTGTATTGTACTCTATTGGCATAAACCGTTTCAATAAGTGTGTGAATGTGCTAGTGTGGATGTAAAGTTACATGCTTGCATGTATATTGAGTGACAGTCTATACATGTATTATCACATTGCACAAAGCATAGGGATGTGGTAGTATtatataattgtgtgtgtgtgtgtgcatgtgcgtgtacCTTATCGAccttctgctgctactactgttgacctCCAGTTGTCTATTTATCATAAGATGTTCAAGGAAGGAATTTATGTGCATGTATCAGTGTTTGGAAGATGACATGAATGTACTTCTATTGAAAATCTTTAATTTGTGTAAAAGGATCCCTGGTAAACCAATCCTTGCATTGGGAAGTGGTTGTCAGCATTCTGGGCTTTGAGCTATGGGGAAATATTTACGGTAGTTTCTTTGTTCTGTTTTTCTCTCATTAAATACTCCATGTTCACACACTGTGTTATACTATGTGCTATGATTGCTAATAATAATACTCATCATTATCATAAAAATTTCCTTAGAGAACACATAAAAAGCTAGATACATCCAGGAGGAtatatataaaagcaacatgtttcatgagctgaaataaaatatcccataaatgttccatacacacaaagtTTATTTctcaattttgtgcacaaatttgtttacatcccttttagtgagcatttttcaCTGGTGAGGACATTTTTCATGTCCTCACCGGGGTCTTGACCTGATTGCAGTTTTGTATCAGAACTGAATTTAGtgtgcaaatgctcaccttcgatggccactggcatgctggagaagtgtattcttcacggatgaatcccgatTTCAACTGTACCTGGCAGATGGAAGATAGTGTGTGTGGCGTCatgtgggtgagtggtttgccgatgtcaatgttgtgaacagagtaccccatggtggtggtggggttatggtatgggcaggcataagctacggacaacgaacacaactgcattttctcaatggcaatttcaatgcacagagatactgtgacgaaatcctaaggcccattgtcgtgccattcatccaccgccaccacctcatgtttcagcatgataatgcacagccccatgtcgcaaagatctgtacacaattcctagattctgaaaatgtcccagttcttccatggcctgcgtactcaccagacatgtcacccattgagcattgATGCTCTGGCTTGACGTGTACAAcatcgtgttccagttcccgccaatatccagcaacttcgcacagccattgaagatgtgtgggacaacattccacaggccacaagcagcagcctgatca harbors:
- the LOC135503866 gene encoding tryptophan 5-hydroxylase 1-like; translated protein: MYSNKIDGPRRGRSFDSMSSSLHTCYEEKQLNNEMKKCTFSKIDENKDNKSSSWENGRSLEKGRTAIAFSLKNEVGGLVKALKLFQENHVNLVHIESRKSRRRGSEFEIFVDCDSGHEQLKELTELLHKHAANVVDMDHDQPDNSSLPEEDTGDIPWFPKKISDLDMCANRVLMYGLDLDADHPGFKDNVYRKRRKHFADLAMSYKHGNPIPHIEFTEEEVKTWGVVYRELNKLYPTHACREYLKNLPLLSKHCDCREDNIPQLEDVSHFLRERTGFIIRPVAGYLSPRDFLAGLAFRVFHCTQYVRHSSDPLYTPEPDTCHELLGHVPLLAEPSFAQFSQEIGLASLGASEESVQTLATCYFFTVEFGLCKQEGKMRAYGAGLLSSISELKHALSDNAKIMPFDPKVTCKQECIITTFQDVYFVSESFEEAKVKMREFAKTIKRPFTVRYNPYTHSVDVLKDTSSINSMVEDLRHELDIVADALQRLNKHYAV